Genomic window (Pseudomonas sp. L5B5):
TGTTCTCTTGCAGCCAGCTCAGCAGTTCGCCGTTGCCGCAGCCCAGGTCGAGGACGCGGCTGCCGGCGGGGATCCATTCCTGGATGATTTCCAGATCGGCTCTCATCGTGTCCTCACAGCGTGATGCGGTTCATGTAGTGACCAAATGCCTGCAGGTAGCGCGGGATCGGGATCAGGAAGGCGTCGTGGCCCTGCGGTGCGTCGATCTCCAGGTAGCAGACGTCCTTGCGGGCGGCCATCAGCGCATCCACCAATTCTCGCGAGCGGGCCGGGGAGAAGCGCCAGTCGGTGGTGAAGGACATCACGCAGAACCTGGCCGTGGCGCCAGCGAAGGTCCTGGCCAGGTCGTCGTCGAAGTTGGCGGCCGGGTCGAAGTAGTCCAGGGCCTTGGTCATCAGCAGGTAGGTGTTGGCGTCGAAGCGTCCGGAGAACTCCTCGCCCTGGTAGCGCAGGTAGCTTTCCACCTGGAATTCCACGTTGTGGAAGTCGTAGTTGAGTTTCTCGCTCTTGAGGCCGCGGCCGAATTTCTCGCCCATGGAGTCGTCGGACAGGTAGGTGATGTGCCCCACCATGCGCGCCAGCATCAACCCGCGCTTGGGGATCACGCCCTGTTCCTGGAACGAGCCGCCGTGGAATTCCGGGTCGGTGAGGATGGCCTGGCGCGCCACTTCGTTGAAGGCGATGTTCTGTGCCGACAGCTTGGGCGCCGAGGCGATGGCCAGGCAATGGCGAACCCGGTCCGGGTAGGTGATGGTCCACTGCAGGGCCTGCATGCCCCCCAGGCTGCCGCCGATTACCGCTGCCCACTGGCCAATGCCCAGGCGGTCGGCCAGGCGGGCCTGGCTGTGCACCCAGTCTTCCACGGTGAGTACCGGGAAGTCGGCGCCGAAGGGCCTGCCGGTGTCCGGGTTGAGGCTGCTGGGGCCGGTAGAGCCGTTGCACCCGCCGAGGTTGTTGAGGCTGACCACGAAGAACCTGCTGGTATCGATCGGCTTGCCGGGGCCGATGCAGCTGTCCCACCAACCGGGCTTGCGGTCGTCGGGGCTGTGGTAGCCGGCGGCATGATGATGGCCCGACAGGGCGTGGCAGATCAGCACCGCGTTGCTGGCGCTGGCGTTGAGCTGGCCGTAGGTTTCGTAGATCAGGTCGTAGGCCGGCAGCGAGCGACCGCAGGCCAGGGCCAGGGGTTCGCTGAAGTGCGCAACTTGAGGTGTGACCAGACCAACGGAATCGGCGGGAAAGGCAGTTGGCATCGACCCTGCTCTCATTCAAATGAGGCGTAAGTCTAAAGACCGCTGTGTCCAGCGGCAAGCAAAGCCCGGGCCTGTATTTCGTTGCTGGAAATGGCCTGTCGACGAATCAGGCCGGGCGCGCCAGGCCCGGCAGCTCGGGGAGTTTCTTCGGCGCTAGCAGGCGCACCCGTTTCTGCCGGTTCAGCTCGCCACTGACCAGGCTGACGTGGCTCTTGGGGATGCCGAAGGCCTTGGCCAGGAACGCCATCAGGTGCGCATTGGCCTTGCCTTCGACGGGCGGGGCAGTGAGGCGGATCTTCAGCCGGTCGCCGTGCAGGCCAGCGAACTCGTCGCTGCTGGCCTTGGGTTGCAGGTGGCAATCGAGCAACAGGTCGTCACCGTCCCAGCGAAAGTAGCTCATCAGATCAGCCCGAACAGCTCGCGGGGCATGAAGGTGTAGAGCGCCAGGCGTGGAATCAGCCCTTGCTGCAGTAGCTGGATCACGATGAATGCCAGGATCGGCGAGATATCCAGGCCGCCCAGGTTGGGCACGACGCGGCGGAACGGCGCCAGTAGCGGCTCGCTCAGCTGGTAGGCCAGTTCGGCGCCGGGGCTCTGGCTGCCGGGCGCGACCCAGGACAGGATCACGCTGATGATCATGGCGAAGAACCAGATCTTGAGGAACAGCGCGAAGAGGCCGATCGGCGCCCAGAGCAACAGGCCCAGTACGTTGAAGGGGATGTAGCTGAGGGTCAGGATGATGGCGAACAGGACCATCTGCACGATCAGCGCCAGCACCAGCGAGGACATGTCCAGGCCGAACATGCTGGGGATGACCCGACGCAATGGCTTGAGCAGCGGTTGGGTGGCGCGCACGATGAACTGGCAGATGGGGTTGTAGAAGTTGGCCCGCACCGCTTGCAGCATGAAGCGCAGCAGGACTACCAGCAGGTAGAGGCTGCCCAGGGTCTGGATCACAAAAATGGCAGCGTCGTTGAGTCCGAACATTGTCGATTCCTTTGTAGGGGCGAATTAGCGGCCGAGTTGTTCGGCCATTTCTGCCGAACGGTGCGCGGCGGCACCCAGAGCTTTTTCCACCAGGGCCTCGAAACCGTCGGCCTGGAACGACTTGATCGCCGCCTCCGTGGTGCCGGCCGGCGAGGTTACGCGGCGGCGCAGTTCGGCGGCGTCCACGTCGCTGGAGACCGCCATGTGGGCGGCGCCCAGGGCGGTTTGCAAGGTCAGCTGGGCAGCGGTTTCCCGTGGCAGGCCGAGTTTTTCGCCAGCGGCGGTCATGGCTTCGATCAGCAGGAAGAAATAGGCGGGCCCGCTACCGGAAACGGCGGTCACCGCATCCAGTTGCTGCTCCTGCTCCAGCCACAGGGCCGTGCCCACGGCAGACAGCAGCTCTTCGGCCTGGCGACGCTGCTCGGTGCTCACCCGGGAAGTGGCGTACAGGCCGCTGACGCCCTGGCGCAGCAGGGCAGGCGTGTTGGGCATGCAGCGTACGATCGGCTGCTCGCCCAGCCAGTTGCCCATGCTCGAGCAGGTGATGCCGGCAGCGATGGAGACCACCAGCTGGTGGGGCTGCAGGCTTGGACGCAGGGCCTCGCACACGGCCTTCATGGCCTGCGGCTTGACCGCCAGGACGATCACGTCGACGCCGGCGATGGCCTCGGCGTTATCGGCGAAGACCTGGATGCCGTGCTCGGCGGCGACCTTGGCCCGGGTCTGCTCGCCCGGGTCGCTGGCGCGGATCTGCGAAGCCTCGAGGCCCTTGGCCCGCAGGCCGCCGATGAGACTGGCCGCCATGTTGCCGGCACCGATAAAAGCGATACGAGTCGTGTTCATGACAGGTCCTTATCAGGGGTCAGGGCCAGTCCTTTCAGGACTGGCTGTAGTCGCGGGCGCCAAACAGGGCGGTACCGATCCGCACCCAGGTGGCGCCTTGGGCGATGGCCGCTTCGAGATCGTGGCTCATGCCCATGGAAAGAGTGTCCACGGGCAGCCCCAGGCTGCCGCGCAGGTCGTTGTTCAGGGTCTGTACCGCGGCAAAGGCGGCGTGCTGGGCAGCGAGATCCTCGGTGGGTTCGGGAATCGCCATCAATCCGCGCAGGCGCAGGCGTGGCAAGGCGCTGATGGCGCGGGCCAGGGCCGGCAGATCGGCCGCGGTGCAGCCGGACTTGCTGGCCTCGCCACTGACATTGACCTGGATGCAGATGTTCAGCGGGCCCAGTTCGGCCGGGCGCTGCTCGGACAGGCGTTGTGCGATTTTCAGGCGGTCCACGGAATGCACCCAGTCAAAGTGCTCGGCGATGGCGCGAGTCTTGTTCGACTGAATGGGGCCGATGAAGTGCCAACTCAAGGGCAGATCGATCAGCTCCTGCTGCTTGCCCAGGGCTTCTTGCAGATAGTTCTCGCCGAAATCGCACAGGCCGGCAGCGTGGGCCTCGCGCAGGGCGGCGGCAGGCTTGGTCTTGCTCACGGCCAGCAGCCGGACGCTGTCCGGGGCACGCTGTGCGGCCTGGCTGGCGCTGCGGATGCGTTCGGCTACCTGGGCGATGTTGTCTGCTATCGTGGACATTCGATTCCGTCTCAAAAGTATCTGCGGTGGGCGCCTGAGAGCCTGGCCGCCACCTGCCGCGTAATCCACCAGCCCCTGCCTGTCGATCGGCCCGTGCGTTGCTTCCGGGCCGTGCCGGACATTGTCCTGCACCAGCCTGCGGGCACGCAGGGGGGCTGAAGCTCGCGGCATTCTACTGGAATTGGGGGGCACTATGGACATCACCGAACTGCTGCGATTGAGCGTCTCGCGAGGCGCTTCCGATCTGCACCTGTCCGCCGGGCTGGCGCCGCTGTTGCGCATCGATGGCGATATCTGCCCGCTGCAGGGGCCGATACTGGATGCGCAGCAAGTGCTGGTACTGATCCACAGTCTGATGAACGAGACGCAGCGTGCGACCTTCGCCACCCAGCGGGACCTGGACTTCGCCCATGAACTGCCGGGGGTGGCGAGGTTTCGGGTCAATGCCTTCCAGCATGCCCGGGGCGCCGGAGCGGTGCTGCGGTTGATCCCTTCGCGGGTGCAGGGCCTGGATGAGTTGGGCCTGGGGGCGGTGTTCCGGCAGGTCAGCGAGCTGCCTCGGGGGCTGGTACTGGTGACCGGACCCACCGGCAGCGGCAAGTCCACCACCCTGGCGGCGATGATCGATCACCTGAACCGGACCCGTCATCAACACATCCTTACCCTGGAGGACCCCATCGAGTTCATTCACCCACCGCAAGCTTGCCTGGTGCACCAGCGTGAGGTGCCACGCGACAGCCACAGTTTTGCCACGGCCCTGCGCGCGGCACTGCGTGAGGACCCCGATGTGATCCTGCTGGGTGAGCTGCGTGACCTGGAGACCATTCGCCTGGCGCTGACCGCCGCGGAAACCGGGCACCTGGTGTTCGCCACCCTGCACACCTCGTCGGCGGCCAAGACCATCGACCGGCTGGTGGATGTGTTTCCGGGAGAAGAAAAGGCCCTGGTGCGCTCGATGCTGGCCGAATCGCTGCAGGCGGTGATTGCCCAGGTGCTGCTCAAGCGAGTGGGCGGCGGGCGAGTGGCGGCACATGAAATCATGCTGGGCACGGCGGCGATCCGCAATCTGATCCGCGAGGACAAGGTGGCGCAGATGTATTCGGCAATCCAGACCGGTGGTGCTCAGGGTATGCAGACCCTGGACATGAGCCTGAAAGCGTTGCTGGGGCGGGGGGTGATCAGTCGCGAGCAGGCGCGGGAGAAGGCGCGGATGCCGGAAAGTCTTTGAAGGGAAGTGCGTTCGCCGCCTGGTTGAGCAGGCGGCGAGTCGGGATCAGCGCTGGACGACCCGCAGGGTCTTCTGTTCCTTGGGCAGGACCCGCTTGGCAACCACGTAGTGATTGTCCCAGTAGGGTTTCTTCAGGGTATCGATGCTCACTGCCTTGCCGCGCCGAGGGGCGTGGATGAAGCGATCATTGCCCAGGTAGATGGCGACGTGGTTGACTTTGCGGCTCTTGATGTTGAAGAACAGCAGGTCGCCCGGCTTGAGGTCCTTGCGCTCGACCTTCTGCCCGTGGCCGCTGGCCATGGCGTTGGAGGTGCGCGGCAGGTCCACGGCGGCGACGTCATTGAAGGCGTACTTCACCAGGCCGCTGCAATCGAAACCCTTGCTTGGGCTGCTACCGCCCCAGCGATAAGGTGTACCGAGGGCATTGACGGCGCGACTGAGTACATTGCTGCTCTGCTTGGCACCCATCTGGGGCACCAGCTTGCTGTCGACCTTGGCCAGCTGGGTGGAATGCTTGATTGAAGTCTTGTGCTTGGCAGCGACCGTCGAAACGTGGGATTTCGGGGTGTAGCCGTTGACGTTGGGAAGTCGTTGCTCACGGTTGGTGGCGTGGGCGGCCAGTGGCATTAATAGGCAAATGGTTAGCCATGTCTTGAAAAATGGACGCATTAGGCAAGGCTCTTATTGGTTAGCGCGCAACTTTATAACAGCTTTCAGGTCATTTCCGAGGCCGTTTGTCGATTCAACCTTGAGGTCAACTTCGGCAAAGAGGCGGCAACTTGACGCAGAAAACCGTCAGAAGTCAGGCAATACAAGGCTTTGACGGACGACAAGGTAGCACCGACCGTATGTCGAGTGCCTGTAAAAAAGTCACAAAGTTTTTGAGAAAATTTATCTATCACCCGCCAAGAGGCACTTAATGAACACCTATCGTCAGGACGCATCCACCCAGGACACCCACAGCAAGGTGATCGGTTACCTGTTGTGGATTTTCGGTTTTACCGGTGCCCACCGCTTCTATTACGGCAAGCCGGTGACCGGGACCCTCTGGTTCTTCACCTTCGGCCTGCTGGGTATCGGTTGGCTGATCGACTTGTTCCTGATCCCGGCCATGGACCGCGAAGCGGACCTGCGGTTTACCTCGGGGCCGATTGAATACAGCGTGGCCTGGATCCTGCTGACCTTCCTCGGGGTATTGGGCGTACACCGCATGTACCAGGGCAAATGGCTGAGCGGGGTGATCTACCTGTTCACCGGCGGCTTGTTCTTCCTTGGGGTGCTGTACGACTTCTGGACACTGAACGACCAGGTCTCCCTGGAAAACGCCAAGCGCCGTTGATCCCGTCATCGGCGCCGGCGGTGATGGCTCATGTAGCGGCTGTCGCGGCAGGCCAGCAGCAGGAGCGGCGGCCCCTTCGGAGCCGCTCGCAGCCTGCGGCAGCTACAGGATCAATCAGCCCTGGTGGCTGATATGCCCGTCCACCAGGGTGTAGCGCACTGCGCCGGGCAGGCTGTGGCCGAGGAACGGACAGTTCTCGCCACGGGACAACCACCGCTCGCCGGCCACGGTGGAGCTGGCCGGGTCGAACAGCACCAGGTCCGCTGCACCGCCCACGGCCAGCTTGCCGGCTGGCAGGCGCAAGGCATCTGCCGGGCCGGCGCTCAGGCGCGCCATCAGGGTCGGCAGGTCCAGGAGGCCGTCCTGCACCAGGGTCAGGGCCAGCGGCAGCAACAGTTCGACGCTGCTGATCCCCGGCTCGGTCGCGCCGAACGGTGCCAGCTTGGCGTCGCGTTCATGGGGCTGGTGATGGCTGGCAATCGCCTGTACTACGCCGGACTTCACCGCAGCACGCAGGGCGTCCCGATCGGCTCGTGAGCGCAGGGGCGGCTGTACGTGGTACAGGCTGGAGAAGTCGATCAGCGCTTCGTCGGTCAGGATCAGCTGATACAGCGCCACATCGGCTGTAACCTGCAGGCCACGGGCCTGGGCCTGGGCGATCAGCTCCACTCCCCGGGCGCTGGTCAGCTGGCTGAAGTGCGCCCGTACGCCGCTTTGCTCCACCAGCAGCAGGTCGCGGGCCAGGGCCACGGTCTCCGCGCTTTCGGGGATGCCCGGCAGGCCGAGGAAACTGGCGGTGGCGCCTTCATGGGCCAGGCCGCCTTCGGCCAGGTCGCGGTCCTGGGAGTTGAAGATCACCGTCAGGTCGAACGTGGCGGCGTATTCCAGGGCACGGCACAGGGTACGGGTGCTGCGAAAACCCTCCAGGCCGTTGCCGAAGGCCACGCAACCGGCATCGCGCAGGGCGATCAGCTCGGCCAGTTGTTCGCCTTCCAGGCCCTTGCTCAAGGCGCCAATCGGGAACACCTTGCTGTTGCCGGCCTCCCGGGCGCGGTCGAGGATCAGTTCGGCCACCGCCGAGGTGTCCAGCACCGGCTTGGTGCGAGGAGGGCAGCACAGGCTGGTGACGCCGCCGGCGGCAGCGGCACGGGTTTCGCTGGCGATGCTGCCCTTGCGGCTGTAGCCCGGCTCGCGCAGGGCGACGTTCAGGTCCACCAGGCCGGGGGCGGCCACCATGCCCTTGCCGTCGATCACGGTGACGGCGTTGAAACCGGTCGGGGCGCCGCCGATGGCGGCGATCTTGCCGGCGTCCAGGTGCAGGTCGGTAACTTGATCCAGGCCGCTGCTTGGATCGATGACGCGGGCGCCGAGAATGCTGAGCTTCACTGGGCGTTCTCCTGCTCGAATTGTCGCTGGGCGGTCTGCCCGCTCATGGCCATGGACAGTACGGCCATGCGTACTGCGATGCCGTAGGTCACCTGGTTGAGGATCACCGAATGTGGACCGTCGGCCACCGCCGACTCGATTTCCACACCGCGATTGATCGGCCCTGGGTGCATGACGATGGCGTCGGGCTTGGCACCCGCCAGGCGCGTGGTGGTCAGGCCGAACAGGCGGTAGAACTCGCCCTCGCTGGGTAGCAGGCCGCCCTGCATGCGCTCGCGCTGCAGGCGCAGCATGATCACTACGTCCACGTCCTTGAGGCCCTCGGCCATGTCGGTGTAGACCTTGACCCCGTACTGCTCGATACCGATGGGCAGCAGCGTCTTGGGCGCGATCACGCGGATGTCCGGGCAGCCGAGGGTTTTCAGCGCCAGCATGTTCGAGCGCGCGACCCGCGAGTGCAGGATGTCGCCGACGATGGCCACCGAGAGGTTCTCGAAGCTGCCCTTGTGCCGGCGGATGGTCAGCATGTCGAGCATGCCCTGGGTCGGGTGAGCGTGGCGGCCGTCGCCGCCGTTGATGATCGCCACCTGGGGGCAGACATGTTCGGCGATGAAGTGCGCGGCGCCGGAGTCGCCATGGCGTACCACGAACATGTCGGCAGCCATGGCTTCAAGGTTGCGCAGGGTGTCGAGCAGGGTCTCGCCCTTGCTCGCCGAGGACGTCGATACGTTCAGGGTGATCACGTCAGCCGACAGTCGCTGGGCGGCCAGTTCGAAGGTGGTGCGGGTGCGGGTGGAGTTCTCGAAGAACACGTTGCACACGGTCTTGCCGCGCAGCAGGGGGACTTTCTTCACTGCCCGGGCGCCGACTTCGAGGAAGGAGTCGGCGGTGTCGAGGATTTCCGTCAGCAGTTCGCGGTTCAGGCCGTCGAGGGAGAGGAAGTGGCGCAGCTGGCCCTGATCGTTGAGCTGCAGCGGGCGCTTGGCGTCTAGAGGCGTCATCGCAATGGACTCTTTAAAAGGGCGGGTTTAGGGGGCGACGTCTTGGAGCTCGAGTTGAAGCGGCGCAGGACCGGACAATTTTACTCGCTCATGGGTCGCCAGCGACAGGGTCGCGCCCACCACGTTCGGCCGGATCGGCAGCTCGGCGGCGTTCAGGTCCAGCAGGCAGACCAGGGTCACGCTGGCCGGGCGGCCATAGTCGAACAGCTCGTTGAGGGCGGCGCGGATCGTCCGGCCGCTCATCAGCACGTCGTCGACCAGTACCAGGTGCTGGCCTTCGATCTCGAACGGCAGTTCGGAGGGGCGTACTTGCGGGTGCAGGCCGTTCTGGCTGAAGTCGTCGCGATAGAAGGAGACGTCCAGGGTGCCCAGGGGGGCATCGCTGCCCAGGGCTTCCAGCAGGGCCTGGGCCACCCACACGCCACCGGTGCGGATACCGATGAAGCGTGGTTCGCTGATGGTGCGCTGGACCAGGTGGGCTTTGAGATCGATGGCCATCTGGCTGATCAGGGCGACGGGATTGGGCAGGCTCATGGTGGCTCCTTCGTGGGCTCGCGCCTGACTGCCGGGCAGTTGGGCGCGGGGACTTAGAACCTGCTCGCGATCTGCTGCGCTTGGCGCTGGAAATGGCTTCGAATGCTCATTTAGGTGCCTAAACTGCGCTTTCTTGGCGATGTCTGCCTTGCCTGGGCGTCGCTCGCTGGATCGTGAACAGGTTCTTGCGGCTGGTGTTGGGCCAGGAGACGCGCAGCTGCGGGCCGCGCGTCTTCGGGATCGTGATCTCTAGGTATTGAGCAGCGTGGCATTCTCGTCGAGCCAGCCCTGCAGCAGGAGGGCAGCGGCGATGGCGTCCACCGGATTGTCCCGATAGCTGCCTTTCTGTCCGCCCCGGGCCAGGCGCTCGCCCTTGGCCTCGAAGGTGGTCAGGCGCTCATCGTGGGTATAGAAGGGCACATTGAAGCGGCCATTCAGGCGCCGGGCGAACTTCTCGGCACGCAGGCACATCTCGCTGGGCGTGCCGTCCATGTTCAGTGGCAGGCCCACCACGACCGCATCGGGCTGCCATTCCTTGAACAGGGCTTCGACCTGGCTCCAGTCCGGTACGCCATTCTGCGCCCTCAGGGTGCACAGCTCCCGGGCCTGGCCGGTGATGGCCTGGCCCACGGCAACGCCGATCTGCCGGGTGCCGTAGTCGAAGCCGAGGATCAGTCGCAAGGCCATCAGGCGTGACCCGCCTGGCTGGTGAGCAGGCTGAGGTTGACGCCCAGGTGGCGGGCGGCCGCTTCCAGGCGCAGTTCGCTGCTGGTGTTGAACAGGATGTCGGCGTCGAAGGGGCAGGTCAGCCAGGCGTTGTCCGCCAGCTCGGCTTCCAGTTGCCCGGCTTCCCAGCCGGCATAACCCAGGGCGATCAGGCTCTTGGCCGGCCCCGAGCCATCGGCGATGGCGAACAGCACGTCCTGGGAGGTGGACAGCGACAAGCCCTCGAGTTCCACCGTGGCCTGGTAAACCGGGCCGCTGGGGTGCAGGACGAAGCCGCGGTCGGTCTGTACCGGACCGCCGCTGAAGACCGGCACATGCTGGCACAGCAGTGGTGGCTCCTCGTCGGGGCGCAGTTGCTCCAGGATATCGGCGAGGTTCAGGTCCTGCGGGCGGTTGACCACCAGCCCCATGGCACCACTGGCGTTGTGCTCGACGATGTAGGTCAAGGTCTGGGCAAAGTTCGGGTCGGCCATGTGCGGCATGGCGATCAGGAAGTGATGCTTGAGGTAGCTGGGGCTGACATTTTTCATGAGCGCTAGTGTGGCGGCGACGGGCCCGGCTGACAAGCTGGCGATGCACCCGCCGCCCGGGTCACGGTGCCAGGCGGGTGGTCAGTTGCTGGACAGCTTGTCGCCCCGGGCGAATCGCCAGGTGCGGATGATTTCCAGGCGGTCGATGTCCGACAGGTCACCGGTGAAAGGCGCGAACGGCGCGGCCAGGCGCACGATACGCTGGGCGGCCTGGTCGAGCAGTGGCTGGCCGGAGGACTCCAGCACCAGCACTTCATACAGCGAGCCGTCGCGATTGATCGACACCATCAGCCGCAGGTTGCCGTAGATCTGCTTGCGCCGGGCCTCCTCGGGGTAGTTGAGGTTGCCGATGCGCTCGACCTTCTTGCGCCACTCGTCCTTGTACCAGGCACCCTTGTCGCGCATGGTCGAGGCCGCGCTCAGTCGGTGGATACGGGGGCGCTTGGCGTACAGCTGCTGTTCGTTGGCCAGCTCGGCCTCCAGGCTGGAGATCTCGCTGGACAGTTGCGAGCTGTCGAACGAAGGGGCGTCGGCCTTGGGCGTCGGCTCCTTCTTGACCTCTTCGCGCTGGGTCACGGTCTTTTTCGGTTTGGGCGCAGTGGTGGCCACCGCAGCCTTGGGTGCCACTTCCTTGACCTGCGGCTTGACCGATGGCGGTGGCACGACCTTTTTCACCGAATTGTCCTGGAACGGCGCTACTTCGGTGGTCTTGGGAATCGCCTTCTTGTCCAGGGTGCCGCTGCCTTGCTGGTTTTCCTGGGCCAGGAAGTCGGCCTTCTTCGGCTTGGTCTCGCTCTTGAAGGTGGCCAGGGTGATTTCCAGGGTCTTGCTGATCTGCTGGGGCTCGGCAAAGGAAAACCCCAGGCCCAGGATCAGTGCCAGGTGCAGGAGCGCCGCGAGGAACAGGGTGAATCCCAGGCGATCGGCCGCGCGGACGCCACCGTGGGCCAGTTCGGGTGGCAGGTCGGACGGAAGGCTCATTGGCAGTTCGGCATCACAGCAGGCATTGCACAACCAACATCACGGTTTCACAGGCGGCGCATGATAACGCAATGTTGGTTTCAAGCCGTAAGCCTCAATCTTCAAGCGACAGGCTGCATGTGATGTAGGTCAACTTTGCGGCTTGCTGGTTGCAGCTTGCAGCTTCTTGTCGATGGCATCCATGAGCATGGCGCCGATGTTGGTGCCGAAGGCGTTGTCGATTTCGCGGATGCAGGTCGGGCTGGTGACGTTGATTTCCGTCAGGTGCTCGCCGATCACGTCGAGGCCGACGAACAGCAGGCCCTTGGCCCTCAGGGTCGGGCCGACCTGGGCGGCGATCCAGCGATCCTTGTCGCTCAGTGGCCGGGCCTCGCCACGCCCTCCGGCTGCCAGGTTGCCACGGGTCTCGCCAGCAGCGGGAATGCGCGCCAGGCAGTAGGGTACCGGCTCGCCGTCGATCATCAGGATGCGTTTGTCGCCGTCCTTGATTGCCGGCAGGTAGGCCTGGGCCATGATCTGCTGGCTGCCCAGCACGGTGAGGGTTTCGAGGATCACCGACAGGTTCGGATCGCCCGCCCGATGGCGGAAGATCGAGGTGCCGCCCATGCCGTCCAGCGGCTTGAGGATCACGTCACCGTGTTCGGCGGCGAACTCGCGCAGCACATCGGCGCGGCGGCTGACCACGGTGGGTGGCGTGCACTGCGGGAACAGCGTGGCGAACAGCTTTTCATTGCAGTCGCGCAGGCTCTGGGGCTTGTTGACCACCAGCACGCCGGCGTTCTCGGCCTGCTCCAGCAGGTAGGTGGAGTAGACGAACTCCATGTCGAAGGGCGGGTCCTTGCGCATCAGGATCACGTCCAGGTCGCTCAGCGGGCTGTCGATCTCGTCCCCCAGCTCGAACCACTTCTGCGGGTCGGCGAAGACCTGCAGCGCACGCATGCGGGCCCGAGCCACGCCAGCGCCCTGGTAGAGGTCGCGCTGCTCCATATAGAAGAGGCTCCAGCCACGCTCCTGGGCGGCCAGCAGCATGGCCAGCGAGCTATCCTTTTTGTAGGAGATGCTGGCGATAGGGTCCATGACAATCCCGACGCGAACGCTCATGGGGTGGATTCCTTCAAATGATTGGGTGGGCGCAAGGCTAAGCAAGGCGAAAAAGTGGCGTCAGAGTGGCGCTGACAGAGACTTGGGTCAAGGAAAAACCACTGCCTGGCGTGCTCCATGGATTGCAGGGGGAGAGTGTGCTAAAAAGGCTCGCATGCCGGGCCGAGGCCTTGAAGTTCAAGGGTTCCGGGCGTTGGCAGCGGCATCCGATCCAATCGATTCGCTGGGGCGACGGTAGAGCAGATATGGAACAGCATTCCAACGCCTTGAAGGTGATGGTGATCGACGACTCGAAGACGATTCGCCGCACGGCCGAAATGCTGCTGAAGAACGTCGGTTGCGAGGTCATCACCGCAGTGGACGGTTTCGAGGCCCTGGCCAAGATCGTCGACCACCATCCCGGCATCATCTTCGTCGACATCATGATGCCGCGCCTCGACGGTTATCAGACCTGTGCGCTGGTCAAGAACAACAGCGCGTTCAAGTCCACTCCCGTGATCATGCTGTCCTCCAAGGACGGGCTGTTCGACAAGGCCAAGGGCCGTATCGTCGGCTCCGACCAGTTTTTGACCAAACCCTTCAGCAAGGAAGAACTGCTGAGCGCGATCAAGGCCCATGTCCCGGACTTCGTCGCGCTTGCGCAACAGTAGACACGCACAGCGATGCCCGGCCAGCGGGCCGCGCGC
Coding sequences:
- the ruvX gene encoding Holliday junction resolvase RuvX, with translation MALRLILGFDYGTRQIGVAVGQAITGQARELCTLRAQNGVPDWSQVEALFKEWQPDAVVVGLPLNMDGTPSEMCLRAEKFARRLNGRFNVPFYTHDERLTTFEAKGERLARGGQKGSYRDNPVDAIAAALLLQGWLDENATLLNT
- a CDS encoding energy transducer TonB, which encodes MSLPSDLPPELAHGGVRAADRLGFTLFLAALLHLALILGLGFSFAEPQQISKTLEITLATFKSETKPKKADFLAQENQQGSGTLDKKAIPKTTEVAPFQDNSVKKVVPPPSVKPQVKEVAPKAAVATTAPKPKKTVTQREEVKKEPTPKADAPSFDSSQLSSEISSLEAELANEQQLYAKRPRIHRLSAASTMRDKGAWYKDEWRKKVERIGNLNYPEEARRKQIYGNLRLMVSINRDGSLYEVLVLESSGQPLLDQAAQRIVRLAAPFAPFTGDLSDIDRLEIIRTWRFARGDKLSSN
- the gshB gene encoding glutathione synthase, translating into MSVRVGIVMDPIASISYKKDSSLAMLLAAQERGWSLFYMEQRDLYQGAGVARARMRALQVFADPQKWFELGDEIDSPLSDLDVILMRKDPPFDMEFVYSTYLLEQAENAGVLVVNKPQSLRDCNEKLFATLFPQCTPPTVVSRRADVLREFAAEHGDVILKPLDGMGGTSIFRHRAGDPNLSVILETLTVLGSQQIMAQAYLPAIKDGDKRILMIDGEPVPYCLARIPAAGETRGNLAAGGRGEARPLSDKDRWIAAQVGPTLRAKGLLFVGLDVIGEHLTEINVTSPTCIREIDNAFGTNIGAMLMDAIDKKLQAATSKPQS
- the pilG gene encoding twitching motility response regulator PilG encodes the protein MEQHSNALKVMVIDDSKTIRRTAEMLLKNVGCEVITAVDGFEALAKIVDHHPGIIFVDIMMPRLDGYQTCALVKNNSAFKSTPVIMLSSKDGLFDKAKGRIVGSDQFLTKPFSKEELLSAIKAHVPDFVALAQQ
- the pyrR gene encoding bifunctional pyr operon transcriptional regulator/uracil phosphoribosyltransferase PyrR is translated as MSLPNPVALISQMAIDLKAHLVQRTISEPRFIGIRTGGVWVAQALLEALGSDAPLGTLDVSFYRDDFSQNGLHPQVRPSELPFEIEGQHLVLVDDVLMSGRTIRAALNELFDYGRPASVTLVCLLDLNAAELPIRPNVVGATLSLATHERVKLSGPAPLQLELQDVAP
- a CDS encoding YqgE/AlgH family protein; amino-acid sequence: MKNVSPSYLKHHFLIAMPHMADPNFAQTLTYIVEHNASGAMGLVVNRPQDLNLADILEQLRPDEEPPLLCQHVPVFSGGPVQTDRGFVLHPSGPVYQATVELEGLSLSTSQDVLFAIADGSGPAKSLIALGYAGWEAGQLEAELADNAWLTCPFDADILFNTSSELRLEAAARHLGVNLSLLTSQAGHA
- a CDS encoding aspartate carbamoyltransferase catalytic subunit, which gives rise to MTPLDAKRPLQLNDQGQLRHFLSLDGLNRELLTEILDTADSFLEVGARAVKKVPLLRGKTVCNVFFENSTRTRTTFELAAQRLSADVITLNVSTSSASKGETLLDTLRNLEAMAADMFVVRHGDSGAAHFIAEHVCPQVAIINGGDGRHAHPTQGMLDMLTIRRHKGSFENLSVAIVGDILHSRVARSNMLALKTLGCPDIRVIAPKTLLPIGIEQYGVKVYTDMAEGLKDVDVVIMLRLQRERMQGGLLPSEGEFYRLFGLTTTRLAGAKPDAIVMHPGPINRGVEIESAVADGPHSVILNQVTYGIAVRMAVLSMAMSGQTAQRQFEQENAQ